A single genomic interval of Bradyrhizobium sp. AZCC 1693 harbors:
- the ruvC gene encoding crossover junction endodeoxyribonuclease RuvC, with translation MTLPPIRQPVRIIGIDPGLRRTGWGVIETEGNRLVFIGCGSVEPPDDLPLAGRLLAIHEGLASVLGDLRPAEAAVEQTFVNKDGVATLKLGQARGVAMLAPAMFGISVAEYAPNQVKKTVVGAGHADKNQIAVMLKILLPKAEPKSADAADALAIAITHAHHRQGAALRLRVASL, from the coding sequence ATGACACTCCCACCGATTCGCCAACCCGTCCGGATCATCGGCATCGACCCCGGCCTGCGCCGCACCGGCTGGGGCGTGATCGAGACCGAGGGCAACCGGCTCGTCTTCATCGGCTGCGGCTCGGTGGAGCCGCCCGACGATCTGCCGCTGGCCGGCCGCCTGCTCGCGATCCATGAGGGGCTCGCCTCAGTGCTCGGCGATCTCAGGCCGGCGGAAGCCGCGGTCGAACAGACCTTTGTCAACAAGGACGGCGTCGCCACGCTGAAACTCGGCCAGGCGCGCGGCGTCGCCATGCTGGCGCCCGCGATGTTCGGCATATCGGTTGCGGAATATGCGCCCAACCAGGTCAAGAAGACCGTGGTCGGCGCGGGACATGCCGACAAGAACCAGATCGCGGTGATGCTGAAAATATTGCTGCCGAAGGCCGAGCCGAAATCCGCCGACGCCGCCGACGCGCTGGCGATTGCCATCACGCATGCCCATCACCGCCAGGGCGCCGCGCTGCGGCTAAGGGTAGCGAGCCTATGA
- a CDS encoding methyl-accepting chemotaxis protein encodes MAFGLFKKRVPEPALPAVQPKVQAVAAAAEAVSSDGDSAKAILELLELELGAMIRQLERAANSVAGGAEATAATLSTIRQRTNALTGRTSEAQGTAATFSQAADKFTQSAQGIGSQVRDAGKLADQASDAAREASTNVDRLRESSAAIGNVVNLIAQIARQTTLLALNSTIEAARAGEAGRGFAVVATEVKALAVQTQNATEEITKKIEALQRDAAGSVDAVHRISQAIEAIRPVFENVNGAVAEQNATTGEMADNAASASSFIGSVGDSATEIDSATKEAEAHGESVAKAGRAVTTFAQKLKSRCAVLLRQGEKEGDRQDRRKDERLPCSLKIEIAAPRGVISAPVYEISMGGILVSGADAEALAQGQSFNATLQDIGACRIRIVQRSKAGTHAQFERPDTALIEKIEDKIWSIQDDNTEAITRAMEAAAALKKIFENGIDSGAITIEDMFETNYIEIAGSNPVQYRTKILDWADRALPPFQEAFLAKDKRMAFCAMIDTNGYLPVHNKIYSHPQRPGDVTWNTANSRNRRIFNDAAGLAAGRNQRAYLIQSYARDMGNGNTVMMREIDVPIRVKGRHWGGFRTAYRL; translated from the coding sequence ATGGCCTTCGGTTTGTTCAAAAAGCGGGTGCCGGAACCTGCCTTGCCTGCCGTCCAGCCCAAGGTTCAGGCGGTCGCCGCCGCGGCTGAGGCCGTTTCCAGCGACGGCGATTCGGCCAAGGCGATCCTGGAGCTTCTGGAACTCGAACTTGGCGCGATGATCCGCCAGCTCGAGCGCGCGGCCAATTCGGTCGCCGGCGGCGCCGAGGCGACCGCCGCGACGCTCTCCACCATCCGCCAGCGCACCAATGCCCTGACCGGCCGCACCAGCGAAGCCCAGGGCACGGCGGCGACCTTTTCGCAGGCCGCCGACAAGTTCACCCAATCGGCGCAGGGCATCGGTTCCCAGGTGCGCGACGCCGGCAAGCTTGCCGACCAGGCCAGCGACGCCGCCCGCGAGGCCAGCACCAATGTCGACCGCCTGCGGGAATCATCGGCGGCGATCGGCAATGTCGTCAATTTGATCGCGCAGATCGCGCGGCAGACCACGCTGCTGGCGCTCAATTCCACCATCGAGGCCGCACGCGCCGGCGAGGCCGGGCGCGGTTTCGCCGTGGTCGCCACCGAGGTGAAGGCGCTCGCGGTGCAGACCCAGAACGCGACTGAAGAGATCACCAAGAAGATCGAGGCGCTGCAGCGCGACGCCGCGGGCTCGGTCGACGCCGTGCATCGCATCTCGCAGGCGATCGAAGCGATCCGCCCGGTATTCGAGAACGTCAATGGCGCGGTTGCCGAACAGAACGCGACGACCGGCGAAATGGCTGACAACGCGGCTTCCGCTTCCAGCTTCATCGGCTCGGTCGGCGATAGCGCAACCGAGATCGACAGCGCGACCAAGGAAGCCGAGGCGCACGGCGAAAGCGTCGCCAAGGCTGGACGCGCCGTCACGACGTTTGCGCAGAAGCTCAAGTCGCGTTGCGCCGTGCTGCTGAGGCAGGGAGAGAAAGAAGGCGACCGCCAGGACCGCCGCAAGGACGAAAGGCTACCCTGCAGCCTCAAGATCGAAATTGCCGCCCCGCGCGGGGTGATATCGGCACCCGTCTACGAAATTTCCATGGGTGGCATTCTGGTCAGCGGGGCAGACGCGGAAGCGCTGGCGCAGGGCCAGAGCTTCAACGCGACGCTGCAGGATATCGGCGCCTGCCGGATTCGCATCGTCCAGCGGTCGAAGGCCGGCACGCACGCGCAGTTCGAAAGGCCGGATACGGCGCTGATCGAGAAGATCGAAGACAAAATATGGTCGATCCAGGACGACAATACCGAAGCGATCACCCGCGCGATGGAAGCTGCCGCGGCGCTGAAGAAGATCTTCGAGAATGGCATCGACAGCGGCGCCATCACGATCGAGGACATGTTCGAGACCAACTATATAGAGATCGCGGGCAGCAATCCGGTGCAGTACCGCACCAAAATCCTGGACTGGGCCGACCGCGCGCTGCCGCCGTTCCAGGAAGCGTTCCTCGCCAAGGACAAGCGGATGGCGTTCTGCGCCATGATCGACACCAACGGCTATCTGCCTGTTCATAACAAGATCTATTCGCACCCGCAGCGGCCGGGCGACGTCACCTGGAACACCGCCAACAGCCGCAACCGCCGCATCT
- a CDS encoding DUF6869 domain-containing protein, whose amino-acid sequence MGSTEDADMLALIAAAPELATPDDTEVLLDAMPISELASIWGAVQRLSRRDRTSATWSAFLYFDHLPHKRPDRALDLALEVLRSEPDKPTVMQLNDKFMLSLLFAHGAAVIGRIETEAKQNAGLRWLLGGMHFGPDEPFKRRIEAIADSRGWRGPTISRAGRQNTRLIARPCRWRNWRAPGSSNTRNPSATATTISSR is encoded by the coding sequence ATGGGTTCGACCGAAGACGCTGACATGCTCGCCCTCATCGCGGCGGCGCCGGAACTGGCGACGCCCGACGATACTGAAGTCTTGCTCGACGCCATGCCGATATCAGAACTCGCCTCGATATGGGGCGCGGTGCAGCGCCTGAGCCGGCGCGACCGGACGAGCGCTACCTGGTCGGCATTCCTTTATTTCGATCATCTGCCGCACAAGCGGCCGGACCGCGCGCTCGATCTTGCGCTGGAGGTGTTGCGCTCTGAGCCCGACAAGCCGACGGTGATGCAGCTCAACGACAAGTTCATGCTGTCGCTGCTCTTTGCGCACGGCGCCGCCGTGATCGGCCGGATCGAAACTGAGGCGAAGCAGAACGCCGGGCTGCGCTGGCTGCTGGGCGGGATGCACTTCGGACCCGATGAGCCATTCAAGCGGCGCATCGAGGCGATTGCCGACAGCAGGGGCTGGCGCGGGCCGACGATCTCGCGCGCCGGACGCCAAAACACCCGCTTGATTGCGCGGCCATGTCGGTGGCGGAACTGGCGCGCGCCTGGGTCGAGCAATACTCGAAATCCGAGCGCGACCGCGACGACAATTTCTTCGCGATGA
- the ruvA gene encoding Holliday junction branch migration protein RuvA, with product MIGKLKGLIDSYGEDYVILDVGGVGYQVHCSSRTLQALPSPGEAAVLSIETYVREDQIKLFGFRTDTEREWFRLLQTVQGVGAKVALAVLSTLQPAELANAIALRDKAAVSRTPGVGPKVAERIVSELKDKAPAFANVDPAVVHLAGAIDDHRAPRPVSDAISALVNLGYGQPQAAAAIAAASRSAGENAETAQLIRLGLKELAK from the coding sequence ATGATCGGCAAGCTCAAAGGTCTGATCGATTCCTACGGCGAGGACTACGTGATCCTCGACGTCGGCGGCGTCGGCTATCAGGTGCATTGCTCCTCGCGCACGCTGCAGGCGCTGCCGTCGCCCGGTGAGGCCGCGGTGCTGTCGATCGAGACTTACGTGCGCGAGGATCAAATAAAGCTGTTCGGCTTCCGCACCGATACCGAGCGCGAATGGTTTCGCCTGCTGCAGACCGTGCAGGGCGTCGGCGCGAAAGTCGCGCTCGCCGTGCTTTCGACGCTGCAGCCGGCCGAGCTTGCCAATGCGATTGCGCTGCGCGACAAGGCGGCGGTATCGCGCACGCCCGGCGTCGGCCCGAAAGTCGCCGAACGCATCGTCTCTGAATTGAAGGACAAGGCGCCGGCGTTTGCCAATGTCGATCCAGCGGTGGTGCATCTCGCCGGCGCCATCGACGACCACCGCGCGCCGCGCCCGGTTAGTGATGCCATCTCCGCGCTGGTCAATCTGGGCTACGGCCAGCCGCAGGCGGCGGCTGCCATCGCCGCGGCTTCGCGCAGCGCCGGTGAGAATGCAGAAACGGCGCAGCTTATTCGGTTAGGGCTGAAGGAGCTCGCAAAGTGA
- a CDS encoding DUF6869 domain-containing protein, protein MSVAELARAWVEQYSKSERDRDDNFFAMMDCERELREEDPDKAIDLIVEILKIETNPVMLSLLAAGPLEDVISMETIDRIEREAAADKRFHDLLGGVWYYRAPDELKARLDALVGQNRW, encoded by the coding sequence ATGTCGGTGGCGGAACTGGCGCGCGCCTGGGTCGAGCAATACTCGAAATCCGAGCGCGACCGCGACGACAATTTCTTCGCGATGATGGATTGCGAGCGCGAGCTGCGCGAGGAGGATCCCGACAAGGCGATCGACCTCATCGTCGAGATATTGAAGATCGAGACCAACCCGGTGATGCTGTCGCTGCTCGCTGCCGGTCCGCTCGAGGACGTCATCAGCATGGAGACCATCGACCGCATCGAGCGCGAAGCGGCCGCCGACAAGCGTTTCCATGATCTCCTCGGCGGCGTCTGGTATTATCGTGCGCCCGATGAACTGAAGGCGCGGCTGGATGCGCTGGTAGGGCAGAACCGCTGGTGA
- a CDS encoding cytidine deaminase, which translates to MLNNKDEELIAVATEAISRRYRDDWQEVGAAMRTRDGRIVTGVNIDAYIGRIAVCAEAIAIGRAITENGDHGIETIVAVRHPKPGEPGKIAVVSPCGICRELIHDYDANARVIVPDNGRAPKVVSIGELLPNKYKRGSE; encoded by the coding sequence ATGCTGAACAACAAGGACGAGGAGCTGATCGCCGTCGCCACCGAAGCCATCAGCCGGCGCTATCGCGACGACTGGCAGGAGGTCGGCGCCGCCATGCGCACCCGCGACGGCCGTATCGTCACCGGCGTGAACATCGACGCCTATATCGGTCGGATCGCGGTCTGCGCCGAAGCGATCGCCATCGGCCGCGCTATCACCGAAAACGGCGACCACGGCATCGAAACCATCGTCGCCGTGCGTCACCCCAAGCCCGGTGAGCCCGGCAAGATCGCGGTGGTCTCGCCCTGCGGCATCTGCCGCGAACTGATCCACGACTATGACGCCAACGCGCGGGTCATCGTCCCCGACAACGGCCGTGCGCCGAAAGTCGTGAGCATCGGCGAACTCCTGCCCAACAAGTACAAGCGGGGCAGCGAGTGA
- the ruvB gene encoding Holliday junction branch migration DNA helicase RuvB, with translation MNPPSRVVTPERRSDDVGDTALRPQLLSEFVGQAQARKNLSIFIEAARKRNEALDHVLFVGPPGLGKTTLAQIVARELGVGFRATSGPVIAKAGDLAALLTNLEERDVLFIDEIHRLSPAVEEVLYPAMEDFQLDLIIGEGPAARSVKIDLAKFTLVGATTRAGLLTNPLRDRFGIPVRLNFYTEEELEKIVTRGARVLNIGMTPDGANEIARRARGTPRIAGRLLRRVRDFASAAGASSVDRAIADHALSALEVDAAGLDAMDRRYLTTIALNYGGGPVGVETMAAALSEPRDAIEDIIEPFLIQCGYLQRTPRGRLLTSHAFRHLGLAEPARDPAQFGLFGNGDSDD, from the coding sequence GTGAACCCGCCCTCCCGCGTCGTTACCCCCGAGCGCCGTTCCGACGATGTCGGCGACACCGCGCTGCGTCCGCAATTGCTGTCCGAGTTCGTCGGGCAGGCGCAGGCGCGCAAGAATCTCTCGATCTTCATCGAGGCGGCGCGCAAGCGTAACGAAGCGCTGGATCACGTGCTGTTCGTAGGCCCTCCCGGCCTCGGCAAGACCACGCTGGCGCAGATTGTCGCGCGCGAACTCGGCGTCGGCTTTCGCGCCACTTCCGGGCCCGTCATCGCGAAGGCCGGCGACCTTGCGGCGCTGCTGACCAATCTCGAAGAACGCGATGTGCTTTTCATCGACGAAATTCATCGCCTCAGCCCCGCGGTCGAGGAAGTGCTCTATCCCGCGATGGAGGACTTTCAGCTCGACCTGATCATCGGCGAGGGTCCAGCGGCGCGTTCGGTCAAGATCGATCTCGCAAAATTCACGCTGGTCGGCGCCACCACGCGCGCAGGCCTCTTGACCAATCCGCTGCGCGACCGTTTTGGCATTCCGGTGCGCTTGAATTTCTACACCGAGGAAGAGCTGGAGAAGATCGTCACCCGCGGCGCCCGCGTGCTTAACATCGGCATGACGCCCGACGGCGCCAACGAGATCGCGCGCCGCGCCCGCGGCACGCCGCGTATCGCCGGCCGCCTGTTGCGCCGGGTGCGCGACTTTGCATCCGCGGCGGGCGCAAGCTCCGTCGACCGCGCCATCGCCGACCACGCGCTGAGCGCGCTGGAGGTCGATGCCGCAGGCCTCGATGCCATGGACCGGCGCTATCTGACGACGATCGCGCTGAACTACGGCGGCGGCCCGGTCGGCGTCGAGACCATGGCGGCGGCGCTGTCGGAGCCGCGCGACGCCATCGAGGACATCATCGAACCATTCCTGATCCAGTGCGGCTATTTGCAGCGCACGCCGCGCGGCCGGCTTCTGACCTCGCACGCCTTCCGCCATCTCGGCCTCGCCGAACCCGCGCGCGATCCGGCGCAGTTCGGATTGTTCGGCAACGGCGACAGCGACGATTGA
- a CDS encoding YebC/PmpR family DNA-binding transcriptional regulator codes for MAGHSQFKNIMHRKGKQDAQKSKLFGKLAREITVAAKLGTPDPAMNPRLRAAVIAARQENMPKDNIERAIKKATGGDSESYDEIRYEGYGPGGVAVIVEALTDNRNRAASDIRSFFAKSGGNLGETGSVAFMFDRTGIIEYDASKASDDAMLDAAIEAGADDVVSSESGHEIYASQETFREVAKALEAKFGEARKAALTWKPQNTIAVDDETGEKLLKLMDLLNEHDDVQNVYANFEISDALVAKMGG; via the coding sequence ATGGCCGGCCATTCCCAGTTCAAGAACATCATGCACCGCAAGGGCAAGCAGGATGCCCAGAAGTCGAAACTGTTCGGCAAGCTGGCGCGGGAAATCACGGTGGCGGCCAAATTGGGGACCCCGGACCCGGCCATGAATCCGCGGCTGCGCGCGGCCGTGATCGCTGCGCGCCAGGAGAACATGCCGAAGGACAATATCGAGCGTGCCATCAAGAAGGCGACCGGCGGCGACAGCGAGAGCTACGACGAAATCCGCTACGAGGGTTATGGCCCCGGCGGCGTCGCCGTGATCGTCGAGGCGCTGACGGACAACCGCAACCGCGCCGCCTCCGACATCCGCTCCTTCTTCGCCAAGTCCGGCGGCAATCTCGGCGAAACCGGCTCCGTCGCCTTCATGTTCGACCGCACCGGCATCATCGAATATGACGCCAGCAAAGCCTCCGACGACGCGATGCTGGATGCGGCGATCGAGGCCGGCGCCGACGACGTGGTATCAAGCGAAAGCGGCCACGAGATCTACGCCTCGCAGGAAACCTTTCGCGAGGTTGCGAAGGCGCTGGAAGCGAAATTCGGCGAAGCCCGCAAGGCGGCGCTGACCTGGAAGCCGCAGAACACGATCGCGGTCGACGACGAGACCGGCGAGAAGCTGTTGAAGCTGATGGACCTGTTGAACGAGCACGACGACGTCCAGAACGTCTACGCCAATTTCGAGATTTCCGACGCGCTGGTCGCCAAGATGGGCGGGTAG